Proteins encoded together in one Syntrophorhabdaceae bacterium window:
- a CDS encoding tetratricopeptide repeat protein, protein MMNGTPSKGIFCALTTLFVIVSVSPEVSSARPQGGVKRLVEQHARPDKEARYPEAAAIAGKVLAIQERSPGPEHTDTAGAYGKLSLIYQTTGNYVKAGLLCASTIPVPQKPLTIQNRASCGETVGIVLPLFQVRELKTLIAQGTYPDIWRYYFTVTNS, encoded by the coding sequence ATGATGAATGGAACCCCAAGCAAAGGAATCTTTTGCGCACTGACTACCTTGTTTGTCATTGTGTCCGTCTCTCCTGAAGTATCTTCGGCCCGGCCGCAGGGCGGGGTAAAAAGACTCGTCGAACAACATGCCCGGCCGGACAAAGAAGCCCGTTACCCTGAAGCCGCTGCAATTGCAGGGAAAGTGTTGGCCATTCAAGAGAGGTCTCCCGGACCCGAACATACCGATACTGCAGGCGCATACGGCAAGCTTTCCTTGATTTATCAGACCACGGGCAATTACGTGAAGGCCGGGTTGCTGTGTGCTTCCACGATACCGGTCCCCCAAAAACCTCTCACAATACAAAATAGAGCGTCTTGTGGCGAAACGGTGGGCATCGTCCTCCCCCTGTTCCAGGTCCGGGAACTGAAGACGCTGATTGCTCAGGGGACGTATCCGGATATCTGGCGTTATTATTTTACAGTGACAAACAGTTGA